A part of Aegilops tauschii subsp. strangulata cultivar AL8/78 chromosome 2, Aet v6.0, whole genome shotgun sequence genomic DNA contains:
- the LOC109784857 gene encoding probable protein phosphatase 2C 37, whose product MVMASAGVNNMPEGAIDSEECRLVRRRSRLNARRYAHHASPAPGPGPAEEGGEEAEPSSEEEEGSASDAVVAAAPQQLPSKEKEKEMEKEKAKSWWRWPVSFGSVALAGRLREMEDTVSLHPSFCAWADGSPMHLFAVFDGHGGPHAAALCREQMHVILAEELAGAAADLHQTAAASSSSSSSSSSSSYSYWEKKEKEQQQHDQDSSEQQQHDQDSSEQLAWRGALSRSFARADALAVSACACGRGSTCVPKSCSCLLSSAQKGAIVGSTAVVALLVRDRLIVANCGDSRAVLSRGGVAVPLSQDHKPDRPDEMARIKAAGGKVMYMNGARVRGILAMSRALGHRLLKPEVICEPEISITERCEEDDCLILASDGLWDVISNKVACDVARQCLEDGSPTRAPAAAAGSSGSAPAVSQEEEPRCFRAAALLARLALGRESSDNISVVVVDLKARG is encoded by the exons ATGGTGATGGCCAGCGCCGGCGTCAACAACATGCCCGAGGGCGCCATCGACTCCGAGGAATGCCGCCTAGTGCGAAGACGCAGCCGCCTCAACGCGCGCCGCTACGCCCACCACGCCTCCCCCGCCCCCGGCCCCGGCCCCGCCGAGGAAGGAGGGGAAGAGGCAGAGCCCtcctcggaggaggaggagggctcTGCATCTGACGCGGTTGTTGCGGCGGCTCCCCAGCAGCTGCCCtccaaggagaaggagaaggagatgGAGAAGGAGAAGGCCAAGTCGTGGTGGAGATGGCCCGTGTCGTTCGGGTCGGTGGCGCTGGCGGGGCGGCTGCGGGAGATGGAGGACACGGTGTCGCTGCACCCCAGCTTCTGCGCCTGGGCCGACGGCTCCCCCATGCACCTCTTCGCCGTCTTCGACGGCCACGGCGGCCCCCAC GCCGCGGCGCTGTGCAGGGAGCAGATGCACGTCATCCTCGCGGAGGAGCTGGCCGGCGCGGCGGCCGACTTGCACCAGACAGCGGcggcgtcgtcgtcgtcttcttcttcttcttcttcttcttcttattcttattgggagaagaaggagaaggagcaGCAACAGCACGACCAAGACTCGTCGGAGCAACAACAGCACGACCAAGACTCGTCGGAGCAACTTGCGTGGCGTGGCGCTCTGTCCAGGAGCTTCGCCCGGGCGGACGCGCTGGCGGTGTCGGCGTGCGCGTGCGGGCGCGGGAGTACATGTGTGCCCAAGTCGTGCTCGTGCCTGCTGTCGTCGGCGCAGAAGGGCGCCATCGTGGGGTCGACTGCCGTGGTGGCGCTGCTGGTCCGCGACCGCCTCATCGTGGCCAACTGCGGCGACTCCCGCGCCGTGCTCTCACGAGGTGGCGTCGCCGTGCCGCTCTCCCAGGACCACAAG CCGGACCGGCCGGACGAGATGGCGCGGATCAAGGCGGCCGGAGGCAAGGTCATGTACATGAACGGGGCGCGCGTCCGCGGCATCCTCGCCATGTCCCGAGCGCTAG GGCACAGGCTCCTGAAGCCAGAAGTGATATGCGAGCCAGAGATCAGCATAACCGAAAGGTGCGAGGAGGACGACTGCCTGATCCTCGCCAGCGACGGGCTGTGGGACGTGATCTCCAACAAGGTGGCCTGCGACGTGGCCAGGCAATGCCTGGAAGACGGGAGCCCCACCAGAGCTCCTGCAGCTGCGGCTGGGAGCAGCGGCAGCGCGCCGGCGGTTTCCCAGGAGGAAGAGCCCCGGTGCTTCCGTGCAGCGGCCCTCCTCGCGAGGCTGGCCCTCGGGAGGGAGAGCTCCGATAACATTAGCGTGGTGGTGGTTGATCTGAAGGCGAGGGGTTGA